From a single Nicotiana tomentosiformis chromosome 2, ASM39032v3, whole genome shotgun sequence genomic region:
- the LOC104097220 gene encoding ras-related protein RABE1c-like, with product MAAPPAMARADYDYLVKLLLIGDSGVGKSCLISRFSDGSFTTNYISTIGIDFKTRTIELEGKRIKLKVWDTAGQERFKSITTAYYRGAMGILLVYDVTDESSFNNIRNWIRSIEQHGSDNVNKILVGNKADMDESKRVVPTSTGQALADEYGIKFFETSAKTTLNVEQVFFSIANEIKQRLSDTDFRVESVAININQPDAGAGGGQLGQISSCCGS from the exons ATGGCCGCACCACCAGCAATGGCACGAGCAGATTATGATTACCTCGTAAAGCTCCTCTTGATCGGCGATAGCG GTGTTGGTAAGAGTTGCCTTATTTCGCGTTTTTCTGATGGTTCCTTTACCACAAATTATATCAGCACCATTGG GATTGATTTTAAAACACGGACCATTGAGCTCGAGGGAAAAAGGATCAAACTTAAAGTCTGGGATACGGCTGGTCAGGAACGATTCAAATCAATCACTACTG CTTACTATCGTGGAGCCATGGGCATATTGTTGGTTTATGATGTTACCGATGAATCTTCATTTAACA ACATTAGGAACTGGATTCGTAGCATTGAGCAGCATGGTTCAGACAATGTCAATAAAATCCTTGTTGGAAACAAGGCTGACATGGATGAAAGTAAAAGG GTTGTCCCGACTTCTACCGGCCAAGCACTTGCTGATGAGTATGGGATTAAATTTTTTGAAACT AGTGCAAAAACAACTCTTAACGTGGAACAAGTTTTCTTCTCAATAGCAAATGAAATAAAGCAAAGGCTTTCAGACACAGACTTCAGAGTAGAG TCTGTGGCGATCAATATTAATCAACCAGATGCAGGAGCTGGAGGTGGTCAACTTGGCCAAATATCATCTTGCTGTGGTTCATAA
- the LOC138906165 gene encoding secreted RxLR effector protein 161-like: MEDSKEINTPIATGTKLDVDEPGSSVDQKLYRGMIGYFLYLTASRPSIAFSVGLCAGFQANPKESHLTAVKRTLRYLKVTTDIYLWYPKDSNFNLVGYANADYAGFIVDRKST; this comes from the coding sequence atggaagactccaaagaaattaacactcctatagcaacaggcacaaaattggatgtagatgaacctggttcatctgtcgatcagaagttgtatagaggaatgattggCTATTttttatatctcactgctagcagaCCTAGCATTgctttcagtgtaggcctttgtgctggatttcaggcaaatccaaaagagtctcacttgactgctgttAAAAGGACCTTAAGATACCTAAAAGTCACCACTGATATTtatctatggtatccaaaagatagtaatttcaacttagtgggatatgccaatgctgattatgcaggttttattgtggatagaaagagcacctaa